The genomic interval TCGTCATCGCCCACGGCGACGCGATCTCCGGCTACTTCCAGTCGAACCCGTTGTGGCTCAACGCCCTGCTGATCATCGTCTTGTGCGGCTGGATCGTCACCGACAACCCCGCCCGCCGGTTCGTCCTGAACCGGATCTGGTGTGTCACCACCCGGCACCGGCTGCGTGCCTGCCTGATCGAGATGCGGGTCCTGAACTACTCCGGGAACCTGCCGTTCATCCTGGGCTGCTTCGCCACCAAGACCGGACAGGTCGTCTGGCTCTGGATGCGCCCCGGCCAGTCGGTCGAAGACCTCGACAACAAAGCCGAAAGCCTCGCATCTGCCTGCTGGGCAAGCAAAGCCACCATCGCCCGGTCGAAGCGCAACGCCGCAATCGTGCGGATCGAAATCGACCGTCGCGACCCCCTGGCGAAGAAGACCATCGACTCGCCACTGCTCGAAGACACCAGCGGCGTGCCCGAAGCGGCAGTCGCCGACGACGCGGTCATGGCGTTCCTCACGCCCGACAACACCGACAGCGTCCCTGACGAGTCCACCACGAATCGGCCGGCCAAAACCGCCAGTGGTGAGACGCGTACTCGAACTTCCAAGACCACTGCTGCCGTGAACGACAGCCAGACGGTGATCTTGGGCGCCAACGGAGAAGACGTGTCCGACTATGTCTAGCTTCAAAGCTACTCGTTTCAAGGTGTTCCCCCGGCGCGAGCCGGGGGCCACCCCCGCACCCAAGGGTGCGCTCTCGATCTACAACCCGGCCTACCTCGGCCTCGACACACGCGGCAAGCCCGTCTACGTGGGCTTGATGTACCGCAACATCCTCATCGGCGGTGAACCCGGCGCGGGCAAGTCCGTAGCCCAAGGCAACATCGTCGCCCACGCCGCACTGTGCTCCGACGTGGATCTCATCCTGATCGACGGCAAGATTGTTGAACTGTTGCCGTACGCACCGGTCGCGAAGGAGTTCGTCGGCAACGACATGTCCAAGGCGCTGCGCGTCCTGCGGGAACAACAGGCCGACCTTGACGAACGCTATCTGCACCTGGCCCGTACGGGCCGCAAGAAGATCGTCGCTGGCGACGGCTTCCGCGCCAAGCTCCTCTGCATCGATGAGCTGGCGTACTTCACCGTCACCGTAGGCACCAAGGAACAGCAAGAAGAGTTCCGCGTCCTGGTGCGCGACATCGTCGCTCGCGGCCGCGCTGCGGGCATCATCACGGTCGCATCCACACAGCGCCCCAGCGCTGACATCGTCCCGACTTCACTGCGGGACCTGTTCGGCTACCGGCTCGCATTCCGCTGTGCCACCGACTCCAGCAGCGACATCATCCTCGGCACCGGCTGGGCCTCCCAAGGCCACACCGCCGTGGACATCGAACCCGAAGCGCTCGGCGTCGGACTCCTCCGCGCCGAAGGCGGACTCCCGCGCCGACTCAAGACGGCCTACCTCAACGACCGTCACGTCAACCAGATCGTCCGCCGCGCAGTACACCTCCGGAAGGCGGCATAACCCCATGATCACCATCAAACCCGTCCCCGCCGACGCCGTCACCGGCGTCCGCGACAACGACGGCAACCTCGGCTGGCTCCACGACTGCGGATCCTTCGTCTACTCACCCGACCAGCCCCACCGCTGCGGTGTCTGCTGGTCGGCACTGCGCAACGGCCAAGCCCACAACGGCTCCTGGCAACGCGCCTACGTCATCCCCCAATCCGACAAGGAGGCGTCATGACCAGCTACTACGACGCCAACGGCGGCGAACGCGAAGACCGCATCATCGTCGGCTACGACTTCACCGACAACTCCGTCGCCGGAATCAACCTCGCCTGCAACGGCGACACCCCACTCGTCGCGATCGACCTCGGCGGAACACCGATCGAGATCGAACTCATCACCGGCTCCGTCACCGCGATCAGCCAACTCATCGACGCGCTCTACGAAGCCCGGCAACTCCTCGAAGACCACCAGGTCGACCACATCACCGAGGACATGACCCGAACCCAAGACCAGGTCTACATCCCCACCGAGTGGACGGAGGACCAGCCATGAGCAAGAACATCGAATCTCTCGAAGCGCTCGTGGCCAACCACCGCGCGGTCATCGTCCAGGCCTTCCAGCAACTGCGAGACGACCTACGAAACCACGCGCAATCGGTCCAGGACATCGAACCGTCCGACTCGGACTACGACTACTACGCGTCCGTGGTCTCGAACGACATCTACGAACTCGCCATAACGGTCGACAACACGCTGTCGCTCTGGAGCACATGATGCGCGCGGCAACGAAAGGCCGCATGACACGTAACTGTCAAGGCCAGCAGGCGATCACGACAGACCTAAACCCAACAACCACCACACCGGCCACCCCAGCAGGCGAGCCGATCGAGAAGAAGACCCCGTCCAAGAAGACACACCGCTCTGAGCGAGCCGAGGACTGGGCACACACGACAGTCGGCGACCCCTGGCCCTGCGACATCTGCGGACACAACGCCTTCATGCGCCACCCCTACACCGGCCGCCCCTGTCACCTGATCTGCGCCAAAACCCAAGCTCGCGAAAGGGGAGAGCAATGGTAACCACCGACGTCGCGCCGGTCGTGCATGTGCCAGGCGAACTCGACCTCATCGACATGCCGGCCATTCCGGCCCCGGTCGCCGCGAAGCCCGCGACTACCACCAAGCTCACCGGACTGACCAACCACAACACGACCGCACTCGCCGGGATCACCGGCTGGACGGTCACCAAGACCACTGCCGTCTACAACGGCACACCCACCGCCGCACACAAGGCGGTCCAAGCCCACATGGACACCGTCCGCGCCATCGAAGGCGGACGCGCCCACGGCTACACCTCACTGATTGCCGTACGCAACAAACTCAAGGAACTCTCCACAGGCGGCAGCCACCCGGCCGTCTCGGTCACCATCAAGCGAGCCAAGAAGACCACCACCTTGAACGGCTCGAAGACCCGGACCGGGTCACCCAAGGCCCGACTGACACGTAAGCGTCAAGACGAGTACACGACCGCGGAACTGGTCTCCGCACTCGAAGCCGCCTGGACAGCGATCCGCACCAACCACAAGGAGATCCCCGCCGTCGTAGTCATCGTCGGCTCCGGCACCGCCAGCAAACAAGCCAAGTACGGCCACTTCGCCGCCGCCCGCTGGCAGCACGGCGAACACGCCCTGGCCGAAGTTCTCATCTCCGGCGAAGGACTCAAACGACCCGTCGAAGAGGTCTTCACCACCCTGCTCCACGAAGCAGCACACGCTCTCGCCAACGTCCGCGAGATCAAAGACACCAGCCGTCAAGGCCGCTGGCACAACCAGAAGTTCGCCGCACTCGCCTCCGAACTCGGCCTCGACACCACCAAAGACCCCCGTATCGGCTGGTCGCCCTGCACGCTGCGCAAGGAAACCGCGACCACCTACACGAGCGTCCTCACCGAACTGAAGAAGGCGCTCATCGCCTACCGCCACCCCGAAGTGACCGGGGGACAGGCCAAGAAGAACAACAACAACGCCATCGCGTGCGCATGCCAATGCCCACGCCGCATCCGCGTCGCCAAAGCAGTCCTCGCAGAAGGAGACATCACCTGCGGCGTCTGCGAATCCACCTTCGAATCCGACGAGTAACACCGGTTCGTTGCTGGCTCTCATCTCCGGAATCCACGGGATCCCGGAGACGGGGGTGAACACCGAACCACTCACCGACAACCAACCCAGGAGGCACAGATCATGACCACCATCCACACCAAAGGCCACCCGACTTACATCAACGCCTACGCGGAGGTCACCGTCTACCACGCCGTTGCGGACAGCACCTTTCTTTGCGACTGGGTCGCCAATGACCACCTGGACGGACACGACTGGTGCCCTACCGTCCTCGAACCCGGCGACGACTACACCGTTATCGCCGTCGACGGCCAGATCGAAGGCCGCTACTGCCCCGGCTGTGGATACCAACTCTTCGGCGCAGCCACCCTCGACTCCGCACGGCCCGACAACACCGGCCCGACTGCCGCCTGACACGTAACCGTCAACGCCGGTCAACCGCAGATCTTCCCACCCCAACCCCCACCAGCACCCCGCAAACCAGCTGGCCGGCCAACAAGATTTCCGTCCACCAGTCCAAACCCCCAGAGGAGGCCCACGATGACGCACCCGCAGAATGGCGTACCCGCCGACACCGCTACAGCGATCGACGTACTCGCCGGGCTCCTCGGTGGTATCGAACTCGTCTCCGTCCACGAGCCGAAGTCGGGACGGAAGTTCACCCCCGGAACCGACAACAGCAACACCCCAACCAGCGCCGTCGAACACGCACTCCAGCGGGCAGCATCAACCGCGGACTACAACGCCTGGCTCGACCACACCGCCTCCGCAGGCGGCTGCGTCGCCCCCATCCGGCTCCGAGGCGAGTCCCATGTGGTCTCCGAACGCACCGGCCGCATCGTGTCCACCCGGCACACCGACGACATGCCCGGACAAGTGCTCTACAAAGCCTGTGGGAACCGCCGTGCGGCCGTCTGCCCCTCCTGCGCGGAGATCTACCGGGGTGACACCTACCAACTCGTCCTAGCCGGTCTCACGGGCGGCAAGGGCATCCCTGCCACCGTCGCCCAGCACCCTTCCGCATTCGTCACCTTCACCGCCCCCACCTTCGGACCAGTCCACGGCACCCGCGCCATCCGAAGCCGCGACGGCCAGATCCGTAACCGGCCGTGCCGACCCCGGCGCGAACCCGACCTATGCCCCCACGGTATCGACCTGCGCTGCCACCAGACCCACCGCGACGGCGAGAAGATCCTCGGCACGCCGCTATGCCTGGACTGCTACGACCACGACCATCAGGTCGTCTGGAACGCCCTGTCCGGCGAACTGTGGCGGCGCACCATGGACCGCGCCAAAGACATCCTCTGCGTCGAAGCCAAGAAGCACGGCGCAACCGTCAAGCTCTCCTACGGCAAGGTCGCCGAACTCCAAGCACGCGGCGTCGCCCACTTCCACGCCCTCATGCGCCTCGACGGCGTCAACCCCCTTGACCCAACCGTCCTCGAGCTACCCGCGTGCGCCGCGACCTTCACCATGCTCGCCGACGCGGTACGCCGCGCCGCCGTTGTCACACGGTTCCGGTCCCTTCCCCACCCGGACAACCCCGAAGGCTGGCTCATCGCCTGGGGAACCCAACTCGACGTACGGCCCGTCCGGCAAGCCGTCGACGGCGCGATCACCGACACCGCCGTAGCTGGATACCTCGCCAAGTACGCCACCAAGGGAGCCGAAGCCACCGGACACTCCTCCGCACGCCTCACCGCCGCGACGGTCAACCGGTACGCCAACCACTACAGCCACGCCGGCCGATTGGTTGACGCATGCTGGCGACTCGGACGCCACGGCTCCGACCTGGACGAAACCGAAGCAGCCAAGAACTCCGGACGGCTCTCCTACCGGCGACTCCAGCGCTGGGCACACATGCTCGGCTTCGGCGGCCACTTCTCCACCAAGAGCCGTCAGTACTCCACCACCCTCAAAGCACTCCGCGAAGCACGCGCCAACTGGCGACGCGACCACCACCGCACCCAAGACCACACCGACGACACCGAAACTACCCTCATCGTCGGCAACTTCACCTACACCGGCACCGGCTGGAAAACCACCGGAGACGCACTCCTGGCCAACACTGCTGCCGCCAAAGCCCGCGAACACCGACGGCTCATCAAGGAACTACTTGCCGAAAGCAACAACGACTGACACGTAAGGGTCAACGACAGGAGGTAGAAGCATGACTGAGGTTCAAATCTTCATGACCGTCGAAGAGGCCGCCGCCGCGCTACGCATCGGCAGGACTCGAATGTTCGACCTCATCGCCAAAGGCGAAGTCGCGTCAGTGCTGATCGGACGCTCGCGCCGCGTGTCAGTGGACGCGCTTCGCGAGTACGCCAAGAAGCTCGAATCAACTGCCGCCTAACGAAGAGAGATGAACTCAATGGCGCGCAACGCGAACGGTCGGTCCTCGATCTATGAGGATGCCGAAGGTGTCTGGCATGGCTGGGTCACTGTCGGTGTCAAGGCGAACGGCAAGCCGGACCGGCGTCATCGTCGTGGCAAGACCTCGAAGGAGGTAACCGAAAAGGTCAAGGACCTGGAGCGCCTACGAGATGAGGGCAGAACGCCCACCCTTGGCCAGAAGCCGTCAGTACGGAAGTGGTTCTTGTTCTGGCTGGAGAATGTAGCGCCTCTCACAGCTAGTGAGGCGACGATAACAAACGTCTATCGACCGAAAGTGATCAACCGCATCATTCCCCGGATTGGTGAGCATCGTCTCGACCGTCTGGAGCCCGAGCATCTGGAGATGTTCTACTCCGACCTGAAGCGCTCTGGTCTGAGCTCGAAGACGATTCTCGACTATCACCGCATGATTACCCGGGCACTGAAGATGGCTCATCGCCGCAAACTGGTGGCATTCAACGTCGCCACACTGATTGATGCTCCGAGCCATGTCGATACGGAAATCGAGCCGCTGCTTCAGGATGACGCACGCGCAATCCTCGACCAGGCGAGCACCTTGCGGAATGGTGCTCGGTGGTCAGTCGCATTTGCGCTTGGACTCCGTCAGGCGGAAGCGTTGGGAATGCGATGGAGATACGTTGACCTAGAGAAGGGTCAGATGCGTGTCTTCCAGTTGAAGAGAAGCGCATTCGGCCATGGTTGCGACGATCCTGTGGCGTGCGTTCGAGCGAGGCATCGAGCGACCTGCGGACCCGACTGCACCGGCCATGCTCGCTATTGCCCCCAACGTGTAGGCGGCGACTGGGAGTTCAGGAAGCCGAAGGGCCGCAAGACCCGGCCCGTGCCGATTCCAGATCCGCTGATCCCGTTGCTGAAAGCACACAAGGCAAGGCAGGCGACTGAGCGACTCGCGGCAGGGGAGACGTGGGAGGACCGCGATCTGGTCTTCTGCCGTCTAGATGGCCGGCCAATCGATCCTCGGGACGACTGGGGTGCTTGGAAGTCGCTTCTGGAGTCCGCACATGTACCTCACGCCCGGCTGCACGATGCTCGCCACACCGCCGCGACCCTGCTCCTCGAGCAAGGAGTAGATATCCGGGTCGTGCAAGAGATCCTCGGACACTCGTCCATCGCCGTCACGAAGCGTTACACCCACGTGACTTCTCGCCTTGCTCGCGACGCCGCCGATCGGATGGGGAAGGCACTGTGGGGATGAGTCCTATTGCAACCACAACTGCAACCGGTGCGAGGTCGGTCCGCTCGGACTGCTCAAGCGCTTGTTGGTCGATACTCTTGCTGTGTTGGCGTGTTGGTCACCTCGTGTGCTTGGTCGGCACGGTACAAAGGTCGCGGCCCCGCAAAGGTATGAGCTTGCGGGGCCTTTGCTATGGGGTGGTTGCCAGGCGTTGCAGGGCGGTGGCGTAGCGGTGGGCGGCGTACTGCTGGGCTTTGCGGGTGACGGGGGCGGCCAGGCGGGTGTACCAGGTGGCGCCTCGGCTGTAGGCGCGGATGGTGATGTGGATGCCGCCGGAGTCGCGGGAGATGACGAAGGACTCCTCGCCGGCCTCGGGATGCCCTTCCAGGGTGCCGTAGGCGAAGCCGACGCGGTCCGGCTCGTTGACGGTCCAGACGACTCGGCAGGGGACTGGCAGACCGATGCGGTCGAGTGGTGACCGGCCGAGCAGCAGGCCGGGTCCGAGGCGGCCGAGTGAGTTGGTGCCGATCTGTGGGGGTGTGTCGGTCGCGGTCATCGGCAGTCCAGCCGCAGGTTGCATCTGCCAGCCCAGTAGCGCATCAGCCGCCCGCCGGAACACCTCGTCGCCCTGACCGATCCGCTGTCGGTACTCCAACCGGTGATAGCCCTCCGGCGTCTCGTCGTACTGCGTCGACCCCACGACGTCGTACGTGAGCCGCAGCCCCGCCAGCTCCTCCAGCTTCATCCGACCCCTTCCCGCCGCATCGCCAGCAAGCCACACAACCCAAACCCAACCGCATTCGCCACACCGTGCGTCGCAACCATCCACTCCAACGGCAGGTACGGCGTGTCCACCACATGCCCCAAGGCCCAGCTGACCGCCAACAGCATCGTCACCACCAGCACAGCCCCAGACACGACCAGCAGTACCGCAGTACCCCGATCAGCCCGCCGTGACCGCCGCCAGAGGTTCCACCCGACCAGCCACATTCCAGCGGTCAGCACGACTGCTCCAGCGAGCTCCACCGGGTCACCGAGGAAGAAGCCGATCAGAACGAGCAGAGTGCCCAGCGGAACGCTGACAGCTGCCAGACCGTCTGCGGACAGGTAGGCCATCAGTGCGGCTGCGAAGCCGGCGAAGTGGAAGTGGGCGACCGTCAGGGACAGCACGGTGAGGTTGAAGCCGAATAGCTCGTACGACGAACGCTCGGCGACCAGTGCGAGCGCTGCGATCGACGGTGTGGCCAGTGCGGTGTACAGGGCGACCTGCTGCGCCCCGAGCGTCCTGTGCTGCAGGAAATGCCGCGCAGCTAGCGCGATGAGGACAACCGTGCCGGCGAAGTAGACCGATGCCAGGGTGATGGACACTGCTCCGCGCGGCAGCCACAGCGACACTGCGCCTGGAACCGCGAACGCGAACCACCAGCGGGTGCTGGTGGTTCGCGTTGGGAGCAGGGTCAGGCCTAGGGGTACGACGATGAGCATGCCCAGGCTCACCACCGCGTGGACGAGGACGGTCAACTGCTCTTCAGGCCGCTGGTGTTGTCCTGCTTGATCGCGTTGAAGAGGGCCTTGGCCTTCTCGGTGTCCCACTTCACGGCGACGCCGCGGCCGTGGCCCAACTGGTAGTTGTCGTCGCTGACCGGGACGGTGAGTGTGACGCCGCCGCTGCCGGAGATCGCCCGCATGCCGCGCGCGAACCGGATGAAGTCGAACAGGCTCATGTCCTTGTCCACGGTCAGTGCGTCCACGCCCTTGGTGGCGACGTTGTAGTAGCGCACCGGGTTCAGGAACGTCGACGGCGAGCTCGCCTTCTTCGCGATCGCGCCGACCATCTGCCGCTGCCGCTCGACCCGGCCGAAGTCGTTCTGGTTGTCGGCGTGCCGGGACCGCACGTACCCGAGCGCGTTCACCCCGTCGAGCTTCTGGCACCCGGCCGGCAGGTTGATGTGCGCCTTGTCGTCACTCATTGCCTTCGGCAAGCACATCTTGATCCCGCCGATGCTGTCGATCACCGACGCGAAGCCGCCGAAGCCGACCTCGACGTAGTGGTCGATGCGCAGCCCGGTGACGTTCTCGATGGTCTGGATGAGCAGCGCCGGGCTCTTGTTGAAGGCGGCGTTGATCTTCTGCTTGCCCTCGACGCCCGGGATGTTGACCGCGCTGTCCCGCGGGATGCTGATCAGCACCGTCGGCCCGGACTTGGGCACGTGCATCAGCATGATCGAGTCGGTCCGCGCCGGCCCGGCGTCGCCGCCGGTGTGCAGCCGGGCGCGCTCGGCCCGGCTGAGGTCCTCGCGGGCGTCCGACCCGACCATCAGGTACGTCGTCCCCGAGGTGTCCGCCGGGCGTTGTCCGGTCGGCATCGCCTCGATCTTGTCGATCCGGCCCCATGCGTACAGCGGGACCGCGATCAGCATCAGAACGAACAGCAGGACGATCAGTCCGACGGTCCGGAGGAACCAGTTGCGCCGCTTCTTCGGCCTGCCGGCCGATGTGGGCCGCGGCGTCCGGTTCTCGTATCGCGGGTCGATGGGCTGCGTATCACTCATAGCCATGACGGTATCGGTGCCCGGCCCCCGAACACGTCACCCCAGTGAATGGTTTTACACGTCGGAAAGTAGGTCCCGCCTCCGTCAAAGGGAGGAAATCGGGCCTGAGAGCGAACCAGATCGCCGGAACGCGCCGGGTGACATCCCCACTCTGGCGGTGAACAAGCGGGTGAAGTACGCCGGATCGTCGTACCCGACCCGCCGGGCGACCGCCGCGACGGGCAGGTCCTCCTCGGCGAGCAAAACCTTTGCATTGCT from Kribbella sp. NBC_00709 carries:
- a CDS encoding FtsK/SpoIIIE domain-containing protein gives rise to the protein MFPRREPGATPAPKGALSIYNPAYLGLDTRGKPVYVGLMYRNILIGGEPGAGKSVAQGNIVAHAALCSDVDLILIDGKIVELLPYAPVAKEFVGNDMSKALRVLREQQADLDERYLHLARTGRKKIVAGDGFRAKLLCIDELAYFTVTVGTKEQQEEFRVLVRDIVARGRAAGIITVASTQRPSADIVPTSLRDLFGYRLAFRCATDSSSDIILGTGWASQGHTAVDIEPEALGVGLLRAEGGLPRRLKTAYLNDRHVNQIVRRAVHLRKAA
- a CDS encoding replication initiator, which produces MTHPQNGVPADTATAIDVLAGLLGGIELVSVHEPKSGRKFTPGTDNSNTPTSAVEHALQRAASTADYNAWLDHTASAGGCVAPIRLRGESHVVSERTGRIVSTRHTDDMPGQVLYKACGNRRAAVCPSCAEIYRGDTYQLVLAGLTGGKGIPATVAQHPSAFVTFTAPTFGPVHGTRAIRSRDGQIRNRPCRPRREPDLCPHGIDLRCHQTHRDGEKILGTPLCLDCYDHDHQVVWNALSGELWRRTMDRAKDILCVEAKKHGATVKLSYGKVAELQARGVAHFHALMRLDGVNPLDPTVLELPACAATFTMLADAVRRAAVVTRFRSLPHPDNPEGWLIAWGTQLDVRPVRQAVDGAITDTAVAGYLAKYATKGAEATGHSSARLTAATVNRYANHYSHAGRLVDACWRLGRHGSDLDETEAAKNSGRLSYRRLQRWAHMLGFGGHFSTKSRQYSTTLKALREARANWRRDHHRTQDHTDDTETTLIVGNFTYTGTGWKTTGDALLANTAAAKAREHRRLIKELLAESNND
- a CDS encoding helix-turn-helix domain-containing protein, giving the protein MTEVQIFMTVEEAAAALRIGRTRMFDLIAKGEVASVLIGRSRRVSVDALREYAKKLESTAA
- a CDS encoding tyrosine-type recombinase/integrase; its protein translation is MARNANGRSSIYEDAEGVWHGWVTVGVKANGKPDRRHRRGKTSKEVTEKVKDLERLRDEGRTPTLGQKPSVRKWFLFWLENVAPLTASEATITNVYRPKVINRIIPRIGEHRLDRLEPEHLEMFYSDLKRSGLSSKTILDYHRMITRALKMAHRRKLVAFNVATLIDAPSHVDTEIEPLLQDDARAILDQASTLRNGARWSVAFALGLRQAEALGMRWRYVDLEKGQMRVFQLKRSAFGHGCDDPVACVRARHRATCGPDCTGHARYCPQRVGGDWEFRKPKGRKTRPVPIPDPLIPLLKAHKARQATERLAAGETWEDRDLVFCRLDGRPIDPRDDWGAWKSLLESAHVPHARLHDARHTAATLLLEQGVDIRVVQEILGHSSIAVTKRYTHVTSRLARDAADRMGKALWG
- a CDS encoding DUF1990 family protein, whose protein sequence is MKLEELAGLRLTYDVVGSTQYDETPEGYHRLEYRQRIGQGDEVFRRAADALLGWQMQPAAGLPMTATDTPPQIGTNSLGRLGPGLLLGRSPLDRIGLPVPCRVVWTVNEPDRVGFAYGTLEGHPEAGEESFVISRDSGGIHITIRAYSRGATWYTRLAAPVTRKAQQYAAHRYATALQRLATTP
- a CDS encoding YndJ family protein; the protein is MTVLVHAVVSLGMLIVVPLGLTLLPTRTTSTRWWFAFAVPGAVSLWLPRGAVSITLASVYFAGTVVLIALAARHFLQHRTLGAQQVALYTALATPSIAALALVAERSSYELFGFNLTVLSLTVAHFHFAGFAAALMAYLSADGLAAVSVPLGTLLVLIGFFLGDPVELAGAVVLTAGMWLVGWNLWRRSRRADRGTAVLLVVSGAVLVVTMLLAVSWALGHVVDTPYLPLEWMVATHGVANAVGFGLCGLLAMRREGVG
- a CDS encoding LCP family protein, with translation MSDTQPIDPRYENRTPRPTSAGRPKKRRNWFLRTVGLIVLLFVLMLIAVPLYAWGRIDKIEAMPTGQRPADTSGTTYLMVGSDAREDLSRAERARLHTGGDAGPARTDSIMLMHVPKSGPTVLISIPRDSAVNIPGVEGKQKINAAFNKSPALLIQTIENVTGLRIDHYVEVGFGGFASVIDSIGGIKMCLPKAMSDDKAHINLPAGCQKLDGVNALGYVRSRHADNQNDFGRVERQRQMVGAIAKKASSPSTFLNPVRYYNVATKGVDALTVDKDMSLFDFIRFARGMRAISGSGGVTLTVPVSDDNYQLGHGRGVAVKWDTEKAKALFNAIKQDNTSGLKSS